Genomic window (Mycoplasma leachii PG50):
ATTTTTATATTCTTTAGCTAAAAAATTATAAATTTTTTCTAACTGAATTTCATTATCATAATAATTTTTAATAATGATTTTATTATTGATCTTTTTAGTATGAATATTTTGATCAACTAACTCTATATCAACCGATTTTTCAAAAATCTTAATTCAAGGCTTATTGGTATAAAAATCATAAACTCTTAAAAATTCATAATTATTTTGAATTTTTACAAGTCTAGATATATGTTTATAAATAAATTGTTCTATTAAATATACAGGTGTATTAATTGGAGCACTAATTACTATTTGATTATCAATTAATCTTAAAATTGTATTTTTTTGATTTTTAAAATATATATAATAAGTTATCAGATTACCTTGATAACTTAATTGATGTTTTTCTTTTCTAGACATTAAATTTAAAAAAGCATACATCTCCGTCTTGCATTATGTATGTCTTTCCTTCTAAGCGCATTTTCCCAGCTTCTTTAATTGCTTTTTCACTACCTAATAACAACAAGTCATTAATTGAATAAATATCTGCTTTAATAAATCCTTTAAAAAAGTCAGTATGAATCACTCCAGCACATTTAGGAGCAGTTCAACCTTTTTTAAATTGTCAACTTCTTACTTCTTGAACTCCTGCTGTAAAAAATGTTTGTAATCCCAAAGTATCATAAGCAGCTCTAATTAATTGATCTAAACCAGATTCTTTAATTCCTAATTCTTTTAAAAATTCACTTTTTTCTTCTTTTGAAGCCTCAGATAGATCTTCCTCTATTTTTGCACAAATCTTAACTACTTGAGAATTTGATTTACTAGCAAATTGTTTAACTTTTTTAACATAATCATTATCTTCTAATAATTCAGTATCACTAACATTACATATATAAATAATTGGTTTAGAAGTTAGTAATTGATAACTTTTTAAAAGATCTGCTTGTTCTTCACCTAAATCTAAACTATTTAATAAAGATCCTTTATTTAAAGTATCTAATAAATAATTTAAAAAATCATATTCAATTTTAGCTAATTTATCACCTGATTTAAATTTAGGTAAAATTTTATCTAAGCGCTTTTTAACTGCTGTTTGATCTGCTAACATTAATTCTAAATTAATAATTTCAATATCTCTAATTGGGTCAACACTATTTTCTACATGCATAATCTCTTTATCGTCAAAACATCTAATAACTTGGCAAATAGCATCAGTTTGTCTAATATTTGCCAAAAAAGCATTGCCTAATCCTTCTCCTTGACTAGCTCCAGCAATAAGTCCTGCAATATCAACAAATTCAATAGTTGTAGCTACTCTTTTTTTAGAATTAAAGATTTTAAATAGTTCATCTAATCTATAATCTGGAACTTCAACAATCCCTACATTTGGCTCAATAGTTGCAAAAGGATAATTTGCAGCTTCAGCTTTTGATTTAGTAATTGCATTAAATAATGTAGATTTTCCAACATTTGGTAAGCCTACAATCCCAACTTGTAATCCCATATTATTTACCTTTCTATTTTTTAATAATGATTTAATTTATTTAACAGTTTTTTTTAATAATTTTTTTTAATTGTATCTTTAAAGTTTGTCGGCTTAGCTCAATGAACAAATCAAATTGATCACAACTTCTAAATTTATATTTAGCTCCAATTCTAATTAACTCTCATCTTATTGTTTTACTTGGATGTGATTTTTTTAGTTCTATAATATCTCCAATTTCAAGCTCTTCATAGTTCATATTATTTACTCTCTTTTAAAATTTGTTGATATTTTCTTGGATATAAATTATTGGTGTGATCTATTTTTTTATAAAACAAATTAATTCTAGTTCCAAACCCAGTATCTTCTAATTCTTGAATATTAATTAATTTTAAGTTCATTTTTTGATCTTTATTTTTTAAATCTTTAATTTCTTGATAAGCTTTAGGTCCTTTTAATAAAATAAATGAGCCATTAACTTTAACTAATTGCACACCTAATTCTAAAATAATATCTAAATAGGCAACAGCTCGAGAAATTACTATATCAAATTGTTCTTTATAATCATTTGTTAATTCTTCAGCTCTTTTATTCAAAATCTCAACATTATTTAAATTTAGTCTTTTAACTAAGTATTTTAAAAAATTAACCTTTTTATTATTAGATTCAATTAAAGTTAATTTAATATTTGGAAAAAAGATTTTTAAAACAACCCCAGGAAATCCAGGACCAGTTCCGATATCAGCTATTTTTTGATCTATTATTTGAAATTGCTCAACAAATAATAAAGAATCTAAAAAATGCTTTTCAAAAACTTCATTTAGTTCAGTAATTCTTGTTAAGTTATATTTTTGGTTTTCTTCTATTAAAATTTGATAATAAAGATTAAGCTTATTTTTTATTTCTTGATTTATAGTAAAGTTCTTATAATTTAAAAATATATCTCAATTACTAAACATTAAAATAAATTATGCTTTGCACTTAAAAAGTAAATAACTCCACTATAAATACTAAAAAATGTTGCAACATACATTGGAAGTAAAACTAATTGATTTTGTCAATCTAACTCAACTCAACTAAATACTTTTAAATTAACAAAAAATAATAATGATAATCCAATCATTTGAAAAGTGGTTTTTAATTTACCACCAATTCCAGCAGCTAGAGTAATTCCTTTTGAACTTAAAATCATTCTAATAAAGTCAATAAAAGTATCTCTTAAAATTAAGACTACTGTCATTCAAATTGGCAAAACTCCTAAACTAGAAAATAAAATTAAAGTAGCATTTACTAATAGTTTATCTGCAATTGGATCAAAAAACTTACCAAAATTAGTTACTAAATTATACTTTCTAGCAATTCATCCATCTAAAAAATCAGTCAAAGAAGCGATGATGAAAATAGCTCCTGAAAAAAATCAAGCAAATTTACTAAAATTATTAAATACACTCCCATTTATATAATGATTAACTAATAATAAAATTATAATAACTGGTACTAAAGCAATTCTAATTGTTGTTAAAATATTTGGAAGATTAATTGTTTTTTGTTTCATAATATCACCTTTTTTAATATACATATAAATTTTAAAAAAATAGATTATATTTTGCACTAAATATATTATAAAACCTAAATTTTACAAAAATAAAACCTACATTAAGCTGTAGGTTTTTTACTAACTTGTACTTCTGAGTTCTCTAAGTCATATTTTTTTCTTCTTTTTTCTTGAATGAATCAAAAAACAGAAACTGAGACAAGTTCTAATAAAGTTAAAAGAACAAATAATGGACCTTGATAGAAATTAGCTTTAAATCAACTAGTATTTTTAGTTAGCACTTCTAGTGGAACAACAATAGTAAAGAAGCTCATTGTTACAAATAAAACTAGACATGATGCTGCAATTAATCCTAAAACTATAAATCCTTTTTTCTTTTCAACTTCAACTTTATTAGTTTTTCTATTAAATAACGCCCCAATAATTAATGTAACAATCATTACAAATGATAAACAAGCATTAGAAGTTGCAACTATTTGAATTGGATAAATTACTCCATTAGTTGAACTAATTGCTTGTTCAACTGTTGCTGTATTTGTTAATCCAACTGTAGCTAAAGTTCCAACAAGAATAAATGTTGAAAAAACAGTAATAGCAAGACACGCTTGAATAATTCCTATTTTTTTCAATGAAATATCTTTTTGTGATGGTAAATATAATTCATCAATAATATCTGATTCAATAACAACAAATGATACATAAGATAAATTATTAGATCCAATTGAACATATTACTATAATAATTACTGATGTTAAAATATTAGCAATTCTTGAAACAACACTACTATCAGTGGCTTTAACAACTTTTCCACCATTAAACAATCTTTCTAAAAGTTTAACAATTGATCCATCTGGTGAACCCATTAATAAAGAAATTGCTATTAAAGTATAAAATACTGAAACAAAAATCATTCCTAAAATTAAAGCTTTAGGAACTACATCTTTGTGTTTTGCTTTTCTTTGTGAATTACATATAAAAATAAAACCATCAAAAGCAAATAAAATTCCACCAAAACCTCTAAAAAATAGCAATGGATTAAAGTTGGTTGTTGATCATTCTTCTCTTTTTATTTCTCCAGTTGGAGTAGTTGTATCAAATCCACCACTTAAAAAAGCACCATTTTTATCAAATAAAACTACACCAGCAATAAGAGCTATAACTAAAGGTATAAATTTGAAAATAGTTCCAAATGCTTGATATTTTCTAGATATTGATAAGTTAAAAATATTAATTAAGGCATTAATAATTATAATTACGATTCCAGTTGATAAAAATATTAATAAAAAGTGAATCCCTTTTAATTGTGCAGTACTAAACATCATCAAAATGAATGTTATAAAAAATGAAACAAACATTGATTGCATTACTGGTAAATAAAAAAAGGCGTTTAAAATTGCAAAAAATGATCCAACTTTTCTATTAATAAAAAGTTTAGTTCAAACTCCAATAGTTCCACTTCCACCATTTCTAGTAGATGATGCTATTTCTAAAAACAAATAAACCATTGATACACAAACAGTTCCAACTATAATTCATAAAATAATGGCAATTATAGGGTTTCTTGTATCAAGTAGAATTTCTTTATTTTTAAAATAAACTCCAGCACCAACAACAGAACCTATTGTCATTGCAAATAAAGTTAAAAATTCTAATAATTTTCCTTTATTTTTCATATTTCCCTTTCTTTATTTTTATATATACTTATAAGTTCAAGTCTATTAATAGAAATAATAACACATTATAAGCAGTTATTACAACTAAATATTTTGTTAATAAATAAAAAAGAGCCACTAGGCTCTAGCTAATTTTTTTACTAACACTTTTACTCTTTTATATATCAAACAAAATATTGCATGATTAATTACTAACTTTATAATAGTAAATAAAAAGGTTATACCCAATATAGCAGGATTTGGTTTTTGTCCATATAATTCAAATATAAATGTAGCATTGCTTACATATGCAACCAAACTACCAAATAGTGTTGCAAATATTGAAGATAAAATAACAAATAATATCTCAAATTTTATAAAAACTTCTAATTTATTTGAATGAATAAACACTTTTTTAACAATAAAAAAAACTGTTGCAAAGCCTATAATTGCTGATCCATCAACTAACATTAATGATAATAATCCAACAGGTTCGCTTCCTAATAATAATCTCATTCAAACAGAAGCAACTGTAAATATTAAGCCTCAAAATAAATTAGTTGATATTAAAACAATAGCTGATACTCAATAATTAATTTCTAATTTTAAATAAGGTGCACTTGCAAAAAGTACTAAAGCACCCATTGCATATTTAGAAAATAAAGTTAGTAATATTTGTAAAGCAAGTAATGTTGCTAAAAGTGCGATTTTGTTAGTAGATAGTAAAAAATATTGTCTTAGCATTTGAACTTTACTATATTTTGTTTGTTTTTCTAGTTCAAAATTATTATCTTGTTCTTGTTTTTTGTTGTAAGCTATCATTTTTTAAACAAAGACCTCCTATAAGTCTTTTGTTCTGATTATATCAAAGAATAGCAACAAATATTAGACCCAAAACCATTAGCAATAAGAATAATGGTCCTTGAGAATGTTGAGCTTTTCATCAGCTATGCCCACTTCTAATAACATCTAAAGGAACTATAAAAGTAAACAATCCCATTAATGAAAAGAAAATAAAAGTAATCAATCCAAAAATTGCTAATGGTACAAATCCTTTAATTTTTTTAACTTCAACTTTGTTAGTTTTTCTATTAATGAGAGCAGCTACTATCAAACTAGCCATCATAGCAAATGATAAACAAGAACAAGTTGAAGACATAATTTGAATTAAATACAACATTCCTGAAGCTGAATCAGTTGCTTCAATAACATTAATTTGTTTATTTAAACTAATACTTGAACTTGCACCAACAATAATAAAAATTGCAAAAATTGCATATGAAATTACACCTTGAATTAAACCAATTTTTTTAAAACGGTGTTTATCATCAACAGATTTTACATAACTTAACTTATCAATAACATCTGATTCTAAACCAGCCATTCCAATATAAGAATAAGCATTTAAACCTAAAAAACAAATAATCATTGAAATAATTGCAACTATCACTTTAACAGTGTGATTTACTTGATTTTTTAATGGTTGACCATTATTAAATACTCTTTCTAATAATTGTTCAATAGAACCATCTGGAGATCCTAAAATTAAAGAAAGTGACATTATTAAATAAAACACTGCAGCAAATGCCATAGCTGAAACTAAAGCAATTGGTACAACATCAGCGTGTTTTGCTCTTTTTTTGGAATTACAAATATAAATAAAACCATCAAAAGCAAATAAAATTCCACCAAAACCTCTAAAAAATAGCAATGGATCAAAATCAGTACGAGATCATTGCTTTGATGAATCAGTTATTCCTCTAACATTAACCCCATTATTTTGCAAAGCACCAAAATGATCAGCTAAAATAAATCCAGCAATAAGTGCAATAATTAGTGGAAAAAATTTAAACCCTGTTCCAAAAATTTGAATCGCCTTAGAACCTTTAATACTAAATACATTTAATATATTAGTTAATAAGATAATAACAGCACCAACTAATAAAAAAATTAATAAATATTGATAGCCATATAACTTAAGATCAAAAATATTTAAAAAATAAGCTAATAAAGCTGAAGTAAAAATTGCTTGGTTAACCGGAGCATAAAACATTGTTTGAAAATTAGCAAAAAAAGAACCAACTTTATGTCCAAAAAAAGCTCTTGATCAAGAACCAATAGTTCCATTTTCTGTAGAAGAAGATATTTCTAAAAATAAATAAACTACAGCTATACAAGAAATTCCAACTGCAGTTCATAATACAATAGCAATGATTGGATTATGTGTTTCAATTAAAATATCTCTATTTTTAACATAAATACCAGATCCAACAATCGTCCCAACAGACATCATAAACAAAGTTAGAAACTCAAAAAATCTAGACTTGTTTTTCATATATTAAACCTTTCTTTTAACTTTAAAAATATCATAAAATTAAAAAATATAATAGCTATTATAATCAATTTTTAAAAATCTTTAAATATAATTTTTTAATTAATTCACCAATAATTCAAGCTAGTATTTCTAAAGATAATAAAACTAAAAACCATCAAGATAAATTAGTATTATTTAAATTACCAACCATTACACTAAAGCCTAAGCTATTAGAAAAGTTACTACTAATAAAAGCGATTAAAAATGGAACAGTACTAAAAAATAACATACCAATTAGCATTTGACTAGAAGCTAGTGATTTAAAAAACGATACTTTTTGTGTTCTTAAAACTAAAATAATCATAATATGAGTTAATATACACTCAATAAAATAACAAGTTTGAAATAACTCTATTGAATGTTTATCTGATCCATTTATTTTAAAACTAAAATATAAAATTATAAAGTTAATAAAACTAATTATAGTTTGAGTTAATCCATTAAATATAGCAAAAGGAACAATTGATTTAATATTTCATTTTTGTGGCTTTTTAATAGTTGATTCATCAACATTATCAAATACAAAAATTAAATTTGCAAAATCAAAAATTAAATTTTGAATAAGTAACTGGATTGGTGACATTACTTCAAATTTAAAAAAAATTGTAGATAATAGTAAAGTTAACAAAATTCCAAAATTAGAAGCAACTGTGATTTTAATGTATTTAATCGCATTACTAAAAGTTTTTCTTCCAATAATAAAAGCATGTTCTAAAGCATTTAAATCTTTTTCTAATAAAATAACATCAGCAGATTGTTTTGCTAAACTAGAAGCATTATTTACTGAAATTCCTACATCAGCTTTTTTTAAACCAATAGCATCATTAACTCCATCACCTAAAAAAGCTACAACGTTATTGTTCATCAAACTATCTATTATTTTAGCTTTATCTAGAGGAGATAATTTATAAAATATATTTACTGACTGACTAATATTTTTTAGTTTATTTTCATTTAATTTATTAAGATCTTTTCCTATTAAACTACTATTAGTATCAATTCCAACTTGTTTACATACATTTTTACAAGTATATAAACTATCTCCACTTAGTACTTTAATATCAATATTGTAATCTTTAAAAGTTTTAATAACTTGTCTAACATTATCTCTAATAAGATCATTAAACACTATCATTCCTAAATAAATTAAATCTTTATTATCAATAACATCAGAGTGTTTATAACTTAAAATTAAAACTTTATAACCTTTTTTAGTATAACTATTAACTTGATTTGTAATTTTGTTTTTATATTGTTCATCTAAACTAATAATTTGATTGTTTATATTAATAAAACTAGTAATTTCTAAAATTTCTTCTAAACTACCTTTAGTAATTAATAAATTAGATTGATTAAGTTTAATTAAAGCTGAAGATATTCTAAAGTTATGATCAAAACTTAATTGATCAATAAAATTGACATTATTTAAATTGGTTTTAAATTCATCAACAATAGCTTTATCAATACTATCAAATAAGTTATTTTGAAAATAAGCATTATAAAAAAAGTAATCTTTTAATAATTTATTTTTATGATTATTAATATCTAAATAAGTGCAAATATTAATTTTATCTAATGTTAAAGTTCCAGTTTTATCAGTTGTTAAAACATTAACTGATCCAATATTTTGCATAACCGATAGTTTTTTAATAACAACTTTATTTTTAGATAATCTTTTTGAAGCTAGTTTTAAATTAGATGAAATAATAGCAGGTAAAGCTTCAGGAGTTAGTGAAACAGCTATTGACAAACCAAATACTAAACTTGAA
Coding sequences:
- a CDS encoding YgjP family zinc-dependent metalloprotease, with translation MYAFLNLMSRKEKHQLSYQGNLITYYIYFKNQKNTILRLIDNQIVISAPINTPVYLIEQFIYKHISRLVKIQNNYEFLRVYDFYTNKPWIKIFEKSVDIELVDQNIHTKKINNKIIIKNYYDNEIQLEKIYNFLAKEYKNWFINQTLIWAEKMNLSFENISVKVMKAKWGLCYSKKRHIIYNTKLLHFNSEIIDYVIVHELTHILYPNHSKDFWRHMANYLPNYRELQKSLNSKGI
- the ychF gene encoding redox-regulated ATPase YchF translates to MGLQVGIVGLPNVGKSTLFNAITKSKAEAANYPFATIEPNVGIVEVPDYRLDELFKIFNSKKRVATTIEFVDIAGLIAGASQGEGLGNAFLANIRQTDAICQVIRCFDDKEIMHVENSVDPIRDIEIINLELMLADQTAVKKRLDKILPKFKSGDKLAKIEYDFLNYLLDTLNKGSLLNSLDLGEEQADLLKSYQLLTSKPIIYICNVSDTELLEDNDYVKKVKQFASKSNSQVVKICAKIEEDLSEASKEEKSEFLKELGIKESGLDQLIRAAYDTLGLQTFFTAGVQEVRSWQFKKGWTAPKCAGVIHTDFFKGFIKADIYSINDLLLLGSEKAIKEAGKMRLEGKTYIMQDGDVCFFKFNV
- a CDS encoding DUF951 domain-containing protein codes for the protein MNYEELEIGDIIELKKSHPSKTIRWELIRIGAKYKFRSCDQFDLFIELSRQTLKIQLKKIIKKNC
- the rsmG gene encoding 16S rRNA (guanine(527)-N(7))-methyltransferase RsmG; this translates as MFSNWDIFLNYKNFTINQEIKNKLNLYYQILIEENQKYNLTRITELNEVFEKHFLDSLLFVEQFQIIDQKIADIGTGPGFPGVVLKIFFPNIKLTLIESNNKKVNFLKYLVKRLNLNNVEILNKRAEELTNDYKEQFDIVISRAVAYLDIILELGVQLVKVNGSFILLKGPKAYQEIKDLKNKDQKMNLKLINIQELEDTGFGTRINLFYKKIDHTNNLYPRKYQQILKESK
- the pgsA gene encoding CDP-diacylglycerol--glycerol-3-phosphate 3-phosphatidyltransferase is translated as MKQKTINLPNILTTIRIALVPVIIILLLVNHYINGSVFNNFSKFAWFFSGAIFIIASLTDFLDGWIARKYNLVTNFGKFFDPIADKLLVNATLILFSSLGVLPIWMTVVLILRDTFIDFIRMILSSKGITLAAGIGGKLKTTFQMIGLSLLFFVNLKVFSWVELDWQNQLVLLPMYVATFFSIYSGVIYFLSAKHNLF
- a CDS encoding APC family permease, producing the protein MKNKGKLLEFLTLFAMTIGSVVGAGVYFKNKEILLDTRNPIIAIILWIIVGTVCVSMVYLFLEIASSTRNGGSGTIGVWTKLFINRKVGSFFAILNAFFYLPVMQSMFVSFFITFILMMFSTAQLKGIHFLLIFLSTGIVIIIINALINIFNLSISRKYQAFGTIFKFIPLVIALIAGVVLFDKNGAFLSGGFDTTTPTGEIKREEWSTTNFNPLLFFRGFGGILFAFDGFIFICNSQRKAKHKDVVPKALILGMIFVSVFYTLIAISLLMGSPDGSIVKLLERLFNGGKVVKATDSSVVSRIANILTSVIIIVICSIGSNNLSYVSFVVIESDIIDELYLPSQKDISLKKIGIIQACLAITVFSTFILVGTLATVGLTNTATVEQAISSTNGVIYPIQIVATSNACLSFVMIVTLIIGALFNRKTNKVEVEKKKGFIVLGLIAASCLVLFVTMSFFTIVVPLEVLTKNTSWFKANFYQGPLFVLLTLLELVSVSVFWFIQEKRRKKYDLENSEVQVSKKPTA
- a CDS encoding ECF transporter S component, translated to MIAYNKKQEQDNNFELEKQTKYSKVQMLRQYFLLSTNKIALLATLLALQILLTLFSKYAMGALVLFASAPYLKLEINYWVSAIVLISTNLFWGLIFTVASVWMRLLLGSEPVGLLSLMLVDGSAIIGFATVFFIVKKVFIHSNKLEVFIKFEILFVILSSIFATLFGSLVAYVSNATFIFELYGQKPNPAILGITFLFTIIKLVINHAIFCLIYKRVKVLVKKLARA
- a CDS encoding APC family permease — encoded protein: MKNKSRFFEFLTLFMMSVGTIVGSGIYVKNRDILIETHNPIIAIVLWTAVGISCIAVVYLFLEISSSTENGTIGSWSRAFFGHKVGSFFANFQTMFYAPVNQAIFTSALLAYFLNIFDLKLYGYQYLLIFLLVGAVIILLTNILNVFSIKGSKAIQIFGTGFKFFPLIIALIAGFILADHFGALQNNGVNVRGITDSSKQWSRTDFDPLLFFRGFGGILFAFDGFIYICNSKKRAKHADVVPIALVSAMAFAAVFYLIMSLSLILGSPDGSIEQLLERVFNNGQPLKNQVNHTVKVIVAIISMIICFLGLNAYSYIGMAGLESDVIDKLSYVKSVDDKHRFKKIGLIQGVISYAIFAIFIIVGASSSISLNKQINVIEATDSASGMLYLIQIMSSTCSCLSFAMMASLIVAALINRKTNKVEVKKIKGFVPLAIFGLITFIFFSLMGLFTFIVPLDVIRSGHSWWKAQHSQGPLFLLLMVLGLIFVAILWYNQNKRLIGGLCLKNDSLQQKTRTR
- a CDS encoding HAD-IC family P-type ATPase, which codes for MFNKKQDNFKKSLDYKKQDYVIKIANTNLNELNSFLDTKIGLNSKTRKDNISKFGTNQIVVQKFSIFKKILESLVEPFNLLLWFIGILEFIIYFLFQKNWITLISALIIIFMIFLASIVDFIQEYKAYKLNLKLTKIIENDVFIVNHEINDFNSLNYQSIKADIIKEKQSQLTIGDVVYLTKGDIVPSDCKVIWAENLYLDESTLTGESKAIKKQINNNNISFLELQNILYKETLVVSGNCLAVVININKDNYSNSLLDLIKADFITDYEKGINKVTKILIYLISILVFIITFISLLKSGISNWTSSLVFGLSIAVSLTPEALPAIISSNLKLASKRLSKNKVVIKKLSVMQNIGSVNVLTTDKTGTLTLDKINICTYLDINNHKNKLLKDYFFYNAYFQNNLFDSIDKAIVDEFKTNLNNVNFIDQLSFDHNFRISSALIKLNQSNLLITKGSLEEILEITSFININNQIISLDEQYKNKITNQVNSYTKKGYKVLILSYKHSDVIDNKDLIYLGMIVFNDLIRDNVRQVIKTFKDYNIDIKVLSGDSLYTCKNVCKQVGIDTNSSLIGKDLNKLNENKLKNISQSVNIFYKLSPLDKAKIIDSLMNNNVVAFLGDGVNDAIGLKKADVGISVNNASSLAKQSADVILLEKDLNALEHAFIIGRKTFSNAIKYIKITVASNFGILLTLLLSTIFFKFEVMSPIQLLIQNLIFDFANLIFVFDNVDESTIKKPQKWNIKSIVPFAIFNGLTQTIISFINFIILYFSFKINGSDKHSIELFQTCYFIECILTHIMIILVLRTQKVSFFKSLASSQMLIGMLFFSTVPFLIAFISSNFSNSLGFSVMVGNLNNTNLSWWFLVLLSLEILAWIIGELIKKLYLKIFKNWL